TCCAATAATGCGATTCGCCTCCTTCGCCTCGCAAGTATCCCCCGTACCAATTGCCCAAATGGGTTCGTAGGCAATAATCAGCTTTTCTTGATCCACACCAACGAGGGCTTTTTCGAGTTGAGTATAAATCAGAATTTCCGTTTCCCCTGCATCGCGTTGTTGCTTCGTTTCGCCAACGCACAGAATCGGAGTTAAACCGTACTTTTGAGCCGCTTTTAGGCGGAGATTAACCGTTTGATCCGTTTCGCCAAAATATTGTCGCCGTTCGCTATGGCCAACCACCACATAACGCACGCCAATTTCTGCCAGCATCGGCCCTGAAATTTCGCCAGTATAGGCTCCGGCTTCTTCCCAGTGAACATTTTGCGCCCCTAGCTGCACGCGAGATCCATGCAGATTTTTGGATAAGAGGGCTAAATCCGTAAACGGAGCGCAGAGAATAATTTCCCGCTCTTCCGGAACGTTATCTAACTCAAGCATGAACCCTTGTAAAAACTCAAGGGCTTGGGCCTGAGTTTTGTACATTTTCCAGTTACCCGCTATGACAACTTTTCGCACAGATGAATCAGTCAACTTAAGAACTTGAATGACAACAATCAGGAGCATCCTTTAGTTTAAGGCTTGCTCGGATCAAAAGAAAAGCGAAAATTGGGTATCTTCTAGGAGCGCAGTTGCACGGGCATAATCAGGTAGGTCATTTGCACCGCGCCAATGGGGGAGAGAATCACGGGAGTTGTAGGGGCGTTCAGTTGCATTTGCAATTCGCTAGAGGGAATTGCTTTGAGGCCTTCTACCAGATATTTGACATTAAAAGCGATATCTAAGCTTTCTCCAGAGATTTCTGCGCTTAGAGACTCCTTCCCGCTTCCCACGTCGGCTGCATCTACAGAAAGGGTTAGCTGCTGATTTTCCGCATCCAGACTGAATTTGACGATATTATTTTTCTGATCGGCGAGGACGGCGATCCGTTCAACCGCGCTAATCAGTTGGCGTCTATCGAGGGTGACTTGGCGTTGAAACTGATTGGGAATCAATTGATTGTAGGCGGGGTATTGTCCGTCTAGGGTGCGTGCGGTTAGCCGCTGTTGGGGCAGTTCAAAAATCACCTGTCCTTGGTCGAAATGCAGGGTAATCTCGCTATCTTCTTTATGCATTCCTACCATTTTCTCTAGTTCGCGCAAGGCTCTGGCAGGGACTGTCACCTCAAAGGCGTGACTTGAAGTTGGATCGAGTGCTTCTGCTTTAGCCGTTTTCACCACAGCGAGGCGATGGCCATCAGTGGCGGCGAATTCTAGGGTATCGTTTTGTACGGTTAAGTGGACGCCTGTCAGGACTTGTTTGGTTTCGTCGGCGCTCGTTGCCAGCAGGGTACCGCGCAAGCCTTCGATGAGGAGGTTGCTGGGTAACTCTAGGACTTCTCCACCTTCAATTAAGGGCAGTTCGGGGAAATCTTCTGAACCCATCCCCCGGACTTGATAGCGTCCAGTCGCACAAATTAAGGTGGCGACAGCAACGCCTGTTTCGTCGGTGAGGGTAATTTCGCCCCCTGGCAGGCGAGAAACAATATCGTTGAGGAGTTTGGCGGGTAGGGTGATATCTCCTGATTCTTCTACCGTGGCGCTAAAGGTGGTGCGAATGCCTAAGCTGAGATCGAAGGCCGTCAGGCTCAGGGTTTGTGTCTGTTCGTCGGCGACTAGCCGCACGTTGGCGAGAACGGGTTGAGTTGGCCGTGAGGGAACGGCGCGGCTGACTAGGGAGAGGTTGTTGCTGAGATCGCTTTGGGTACAGACCAGTTTCATGGGAGTAAGACTACGCAATAAGACAAATTACTATAGCCTTTGGGGGGTGAGTTAGCACAGAGGAGGGGGAAGAATCTACACTCTGAGCGCATTCATTATCCCTGGGTCAGGTTGAGTTAAAATTACTTCATCTTTTTATGCTTATATTTGCATAAAGTAACA
This sequence is a window from Desertifilum tharense IPPAS B-1220. Protein-coding genes within it:
- the dnaN gene encoding DNA polymerase III subunit beta, producing the protein MKLVCTQSDLSNNLSLVSRAVPSRPTQPVLANVRLVADEQTQTLSLTAFDLSLGIRTTFSATVEESGDITLPAKLLNDIVSRLPGGEITLTDETGVAVATLICATGRYQVRGMGSEDFPELPLIEGGEVLELPSNLLIEGLRGTLLATSADETKQVLTGVHLTVQNDTLEFAATDGHRLAVVKTAKAEALDPTSSHAFEVTVPARALRELEKMVGMHKEDSEITLHFDQGQVIFELPQQRLTARTLDGQYPAYNQLIPNQFQRQVTLDRRQLISAVERIAVLADQKNNIVKFSLDAENQQLTLSVDAADVGSGKESLSAEISGESLDIAFNVKYLVEGLKAIPSSELQMQLNAPTTPVILSPIGAVQMTYLIMPVQLRS
- the tpiA gene encoding triose-phosphate isomerase; translated protein: MRKVVIAGNWKMYKTQAQALEFLQGFMLELDNVPEEREIILCAPFTDLALLSKNLHGSRVQLGAQNVHWEEAGAYTGEISGPMLAEIGVRYVVVGHSERRQYFGETDQTVNLRLKAAQKYGLTPILCVGETKQQRDAGETEILIYTQLEKALVGVDQEKLIIAYEPIWAIGTGDTCEAKEANRIIGLIRSRLSNQNVPIQYGGSVKPTNIDEIMAQPEIDGALVGGASLEPQSFSRIVNYQV